TAATAAAGGCAATTTTATTGGCATATAGGTCATCGTTCAGGTGTGCTGTTACATCGTAGCTTCCAAACATCATGTCTACGGGGGTAATTTCTTCACCTTCCAGTTGTAGCGGCTCTTTCAACAGGACATCGATTTTGTGGAAGTATCCGTCGAATACTTCAAAGTTTCGCTCCAGTGTATGAAAAAGCTGATCGAGTCGAGCTTCATCAGCAACAAAACTCCGCTTGCAGAACTCGGCAAATTCTCCTGCCGTTCCGTCCGGTTCCCGCCAAAGGTCAGCAACCTGCCGGACACCACGTTCAATACGGAAATAGGCCGTTTCTCCCAACGAATCCTTCAGCATTGAAATTACTTCGTTGCGCTGCGCTTCTGCAATAAAACGGCTTTCTGACATATCATTCTCTTTTTTTGATGGGTGGGTATTACAAGAAACAAGTAATGCCAACAGTAGTGAAACGGATAGTAGTGGCCTCATCTTTTTCATGTTTAAACTTTAACATTATGTTGCAAAGGTAATTAAAAAGCGTTTCATCCGCTTCTGGATGCAATTTTTTTTGTAGTTTTACGCCCAAACCCTAAAACTAAATTAATTATGCAGGAGATTAACAACTACGTGGAAACCCACAAGCAACGATTTTTAGACGAGCTCTTCGAACTGATCCGAATTCCATCCATCTCATCACTTCCCGAGCACAAACCGGACATGTACCGCGCCGCCGAAAAATGGAAAGAAATTCTGCTCGCTGCCGGTGCCGATAAGGCGGAGGTATATGAAACCGATGGAAATCCGGTGACATATGGCGAGAAGATAATCGACCCCAAGGCACCCACCGTAATGGTTTACGCTCACATGGACGTTATGCCGGTTGATCCGGTCGGCTTATGGAAAACCGACCCCTTTGAACCGGTGGTGAAAGAGGGGAAGATCTGGGCGCGTGGCGCCGATGACGATAAAGGCCAGGGATTTATGCACGCCAAAGCGTTTGAATACCTCGTGAAGTCGGAAAAATTGAATTGTAACGTGAAATTCCTGATTGAAGGTGAGGAAGAGGTTGGGTCGCCCAGTTTGCCCAAGTTTTGCAAAAAACACAAAAAAATGCTGCAGGCCGATGTTATTCTGGTCTCAGATACCTCAATGATAGCCCCGGATGTTCCTTCCATTACCACCGGGTTGCGCGGATTGGCATACTGGCAGGTGGAAGTTACCGGCCCGGACAAAGATCTTCATTCGGGCCTCTTTGGCGGTGCAGTAGCCAATCCCATCAATGTGCTGGCCAAAATGATTGCACAGGTTACGGACGATAACGGACGTATTTTGATTCCCGGATTTTACGACGATGTTGTAGAGGTTTCCCGAAAGGAACGGAACATGATGGCGAAAGCTCCGTTTTCGCTTGAGGAATACAAAAAATCGCTTGACGTGAAGGAAGTTTTCGGCGAGAAAGGGTACACCACCAATGAACGCACCGGCATCCGGCCTACTTTCGACGTATGCGGTATCTGGGGCGGCTACACGGGTGAAGGCGCCAAAACAGTGCTTCCCTCCAGGGCATATGCTAAAATCAGTACCCGGCTGGTGCCCAACCAGGACCACAACAAAATAGCCAAATTGTTTGTGAAGTTTTTTGAAAGCATTGCTCCGAAATCGGTAAAGGTAAAAGTGGAATACCTGCACGGAGGGCCGTCGTATGTCTGCCCTATTGATTTGCCGGCATACAAAGCCGCCGCAAAGGCTTACACGGAGGTATACGGAAAAACTCCGATTCCTGTCCGTTCGGGAGGAAGTATTCCGATTATCGCCACTTTTGAAGAGGTCCTCGGTATTAAGTCGGTGCTAATGGGTTTTGGGTTAGGATCTGATGCCATTCACTCACCCAATGAAAATTACCCTTTGGAACAGTTTTACAACGGAATCCGTACTATTCCGCTGTTTTACCGGTATTTTGCAGAAGAGATGGGGAGGTAACAAACACATAAGCCAGATATTGTGTTTGTTCGGAAACCGGTGTTAAAGCTAAAAATCCCGAAATAATTTTCCCGTTTTCAACGATGAGGGGAAAATCTGTTGACATTTTCTGTTGGAAGGTTAACGCTCCGCCCGTTTTTTTGAAAAAATCGACCGTAAATTTTCCGGTAGACCCGGGTTTTACAAAACGGTCGTAGAGAATGTAGGCGACAATCCCCATATTCATTCGAAGGTTAATCTCAACGCAAGGTTGGATTTGATACCCTCTGTTGGTTTTGCAAACCATCATGTCCACTCCCAGACAACCGGAATAGGATGGGTACTGGCGGCAGAGTTTTTCGGCAAGAGATTTCCGGAGTTGCGGCAGCAACTCCGGACCGGTGTATTCACCCAACCTTTCTTCAATATCGGTTTGTGGCATCAGGAAGTTGCCCATGTAGGCACCTGAAGATGTGGATTGGAACAGGGAGTACCCGATAAATTCAGCTTTGTTATCGGAAAGGCAGAATTCCATGGCAAAATCTCGAATCTTGTTCAGAACAGGCTCCGCAATAAGGCCTCCCTGTTCGTGAATTACCCGCCGGCACCAATCGGTTTGTTTGTCGGTTATTTTCCCTTTGATCCAGCTTAATCCCTTGCCGCTGCCGGAATTGGGCATTTTCAATACGTGATCCCCGTTTCGCGAATGTAAAAAGTGCAATACATCATCAACAGCGGAGAAAAAATAGGATTCTCCACAAAACGCGTTATTCTCCGCCCTGAGTTCGTTCAGAATATGTATGGCGTTCTTCCTGCCCGAGTCGCTTCGAAGCTGTTTTAACTCCTCCATCGAAGGCAGGCTCTCTTCCATTGCACCGGCGTCCAGCAACTTTTTTCTCAATGCGGGGTTCCATCCCCACGGGATAATTTTCTCTTTCGGAAAAAGGGAAATGCCCGAAAAAGGGATGAGGGATACCTCGAGGGCGAAAAACTCTTTCAATCGGGAAAGGAACTGTTCGTTTTGAGCAGTGGCGGCAATCACCTTAGCACCTTCCGGAGCATACCACATCGGCAAAATGGCCAGATCGTCCGCAATTTTCACTGCAGATGCCGGAGGCGTGTAGTTAATACCGAAGTTCGCCAGGGCCAGATCGTTCTCGGGATTGAAGAGATGCATACGCTTGGGTTACACGTACTCTTTCGGTTCAATCTCTCCGCTTAGGATCAGTGCACCGTTTTCAGCCAGGGCTTTCATTTCATCCTCACCCGGATAAACGTATACCGGTGCGATTTTATGGATACGTTCGATGATCAGGTTGCAGAACCATTTGCTGTTAGCCATTCCTCCGGTGATCAGGATGGCATCCACATCGCCTTTCAGAACGGTTGAGAATGCGCCGATTTCTTTTGCTGTCTGGTAAGCCATGGCTTCCATCACATCGTAGCATTTTTTATCTCCGGCCTGAGCGGCTTTTTCTACTTCATAGGCATTGTTGAGGCCCGTATATGCGTACAGTCCCCCTTTGCCGACCACCATCGACTTCATCTCCTCATACGTATATTTGCCGCTGAAAGCCATTTTCAGGAGTTCGCCGACGGGAAGCGTTCCGGACCGTTCCGGAGAAATGGGTCCATCACCGTCGAGTGCCTGGTTCACGTCCACGACGCGTCCCTGATGATGTACCCCCACCGATATTCCTCCTCCCAAGTGTACCACGATAAGGTCCATATCCTCATATCTCCGCATGAGTGATTTGGCGTGAGCGCGGGCAATGGCTTTTTGATTGAGCGCATGGAAAAGGGATACTCTTTCGAAAAGGGGATGCCCCGAATACCGGGCAATGGGTTCGAACTCGTCCACCACTACCGGGTCAGCGATAAAGGCTTCTGCTGAGGGGAGTTGTTTGGCGATATCGTCGGCAATAAGCGCTCCCAGGTTACTGGCGTGTTCTCCTCTTTTTGCCTCGATAAGGTCTCTCTTCATGGTTTCGTTTACCCTGTAAACGCCCGACGCAATAGGTTTCACTATTCCTCCACGTCCGACGACGATCCGGATAAGGTCCAACCTGATTTCGGCGTTCTTTAATTCATTATAGACGATGTTTTTGCGAAATTCATACTGATCGCTTATTCTTTTAAACTGGCTTAATTCCTCGACTGAGTGGCGGATAGTCTTTAAAAAAACTACATCTCCGTTTTTATAAACGGCAATTTTTGTTGATGTTGAACCCGGGTTAATCACCAGGATCCGTGGATGATTGTCCATAGTTGTAATGTTTAATCCATAGCTGCTGCCAAAACGATAGAAAGCATCTTGCTGATTTCTGAATCGGAGCGTGATGTAAGCACAATAGGAACCGCCGCACCCATGATTACGGCTGCACAGACGGCTCCTCCCAAGAAGTTTAACGCCTTGTAAAATATATTTCCGGCTTCTATGTCGGGTACGAGAATAATGTCGCTGTCCCCGGCAACTTCACTGAAGATGCCTTTATGTGTGGCAGCCTCTTTGTCGACGGCAATATCGACGGCAAAAGGTCCATCCACGAGGCATCCCTGCAATTGTTTATTGATGTTCATTTCTTTCAGCTGAGCGGCATGAACGGTGGCTTCCATTTTTGGATTAACGGTTTCTACAGCGGCGGCTACAGTGACTTTAGGCACGGTTATCCCGAGTTTATGACATGCCTCCACGGCATTGTTGAGGATATGTACCTTGGTATCCAGATCGGGAGCAATGTTCATGGCCGCATCCGTTACACAGAAAAGTTTGTGGTAGTAAGGCGACTCAAAAAAGGCCACGTGACTGAGGACTGCTGCTTTTCGCAGGCCGTTTTCTTTGTCGAGAACAGCTTTTAGCAGGTCGCCCGTGCTGACAAGGCCTTTCATAAGAATACCGGCATTACCTTTCTTTATCTCAGACACAGCTATTTTTGCCGATTCATTGGCTCCGTTGTCGTTGTGGATAATTTCTACCTGACTCAGATCAAAATCAATGAGTTGCGCGATTCTTTCAATTTCACTTTTGTTACCAACCAGTACAGGACTGACAAGTCCTTGTTGCATAGCTGCTTTGATGGATTTTAGTACCGATCCGTCTTCTGCTGCCGCAACTGCAATCTTCCGTATGGGTTTCTGTTTGGCTTTTTCGGTAAGTTCAGCTAATCTGTGAATCATAAAAAGTATTGTTAAGGGAGTTTACGCACAAAATAACAAAAAAAAAAGAAGATAATCTCCTGAAACAAGTTTTTTATTGGAATTATGTCAGAAATCTGTTTCTTTTGGCAGGAAACTTTTCTCCTAAGCTAATCATATATATAAAACTATTCATGAATATTATTTTTCATAAAAAGGTAAAGCTATAAAAGTAATTCGAAGTAGTTTTCAAGATGTAATATAAGTAATAATTACAATAAGGTTATTTTTATATATGTATTTTTTACTTTATATAAATTGCTGATAATAATGTTTTAAAACATATAAAAATTTTACATGTATTGTGATTAATCTGTATAATTTTGTATTCTTATTAAGAATATGTCATGAAAAATAGCACTCATGTTTACAACCCTCACGTTTCGGTGGACTGCGTTGTTTTTGGGTTTGACGGTGAAAAACTGAAAGTATTGCTTATCGAACGGACGATAGAAGAACAAAACTTCAGCGATAAAAAATTACCGGGAAGCATTATTTTCGAAGATGAAGACCTGGATGAGGCAGCTATACGTATCCTTAACGAACTGACGGGATTAAAAAACATTTACCTGAGCCAGTTTCATAGCTTTGGCAATCCCCAAAGGACAAAGAATATGAGGGACAAAAATTGGCTGGAGAAACTGACAAACATGAAAATCGGCAGAATCGTTACAGTAGGGTATGTGGCACTGATTAAAATAAGTAGAAAAATTATTTTTGAGTCGGAGAATACTGCAGCAAACTGGTACGACGTAAGTTCATTAAAATCTTTACGGCTAGCTTTCGATCACAATGAAATTGCGGATACTGCGTTAGAGCATATCCGCCACAAAGTGAAGTCGGAGCCCTCCATGTTATTCGAACTGCTGCCTCAGAAGTTCACCATGACACAACTTAGAAACCTGTATGATATCATAATGGGCACAACGTCTGATGTCCGTAACTTCAAGAAAAAAATAATGCAGATTGAAGGCCTGGAACAATTGGACGAAGTGCAGAAAGATGTACCTTACAGAGCTCCCAGGCTTTACAGGTTCGATAAAAAAGTACACAAAAAAAATACACGAAAACTATATAGTTAGCCGTTCATGTTAAACTCAAAATACAGTTTGCAATGAAAAAGACTTCTGGTTACTACCTGTTTCTTTTGTGGATCGCAGGATTTCTCTTTTTTTCCTGCAAAGAGGTACAGCCTTATTTAAACACAAAACTCTCTTTCGAAGAAAGAGCGGACGACCTGCTCTCACGGTTGACAATCGAAGAGAAGGCTGAGCTGATGCGATACGATTCACCGGCCATTGACCGGCTGGGCATACCTGCATATAATTGGTGGAACGAATGCTTGCACGGTGTCGGGCGCTCCGGTTTGGCTACGGTTTTTCCACAAGCTATCGGAATGGCGGCTATGTGGGACAGTCAGCAAATGTCAGAAATTGCAACAGCCATTTCTGACGAAGCGCGCGCCAAGCATCACGATTATGTCTCAAAAGGGAAAAGAGGTATTTACCAGGGATTGACTTTCTGGACACCCAACATCAATATTTTCCGTGATCCGCGGTGGGGCAGGGGGATGGAAACCTACGGGGAAGATCCGTTCCTGACGGCAGAACTTGCCATCCCTTTCATTAAAGGATTACAGGGCGATGATTCAAAGTACCTGAAGTTAGTGGCAACCGTCAAACATTTTGCTGTTCACAGCGGTCCGGAATCCACCCGGCATTCGTTCGACGTATATCCTTCAGATTATGATCTGGCAGAAACTTATCTGCCTCATTTTAGGCGTGCTGTCCAGGAGGCGGGTGCCTATTCCGTCATGTGTGCCTATAACCGGTTACGGGGTGAGCCGTGCTGTGGCGATAAATACCTGGAAGATCTGTTGCGGAACAAATGGGGGTTCAACGGATATATTGTTTCCGATTGTGGGGCCATCAGTGATTTTTACAGGGAAAATGCCCACCACATAGTCAACACACCCGAAGAAGCATCGGCTAAAGCGGTAAAAGCCGGAACCGACCTTAATTGTGGCGATACATATGCCAAAGGTTTGATTGAAACCGTGAAGCAAAATCTAATCACGGAAGCGGAGCTGGATGTTTCGGTAAAACGGCTTTTGCTTGCCAGGTTCAAGCTCGGAATGTTTGACCCGGATAGCGAAGTGAAATATGCGCAAATCCCTATTGAGGTCGTGGACAGTGAGAATCATCGGGTGCTGGCATTACAAGCTGCACGAAAATCGATGGTTTTATTGAAGAACGACAACAACCTCTTGCCTTTTAGCAAGGAAGTTAAAAAAGTAGCCGTTATTGGTCCAAATGCGGACGATAACGAGGTTCTGTTGGGCAACTACAACGGATACCCTTCGAAAGGAATCACGCCGTTAAAAGGGATTATCGAAAAATTACCCCATGCTGAAGTTGCTTTTGCTCAGGGATGCACACTGGCGGAAAAGCTTCCCTACTTTACCGTTATTCCGGCTGATTATTTTTATACCGATAAAACGCTTCAAACGAAAGGACTGAATGTTGAATATTTCGATAACAACAAGCTGGAAGGTATCGCAAAGCGCACGCGCGTTGATGACAATATCGATTTCGTGTGGTGGAATAAAGCACCCTTCGATGATTTAAACCCGGAAGAATTCTCGATCTGCTGGAGAGGGGTTCTTGTGCCACCTGTTACAGGTGAATATGCCATTGGAGGCGAAGCTTTCACCGGATACAAACTGTCGGTGGACGGTAAGGAGGTAACACAAGGCAGGGACCAGCATCACGCGAGAAAAAGGTATGAGTATGTGCAGTTTGAAGCCGGAAAACCGTATGAAATAGAGGTGGAATACGTTCAGGATAAAACAGAATATGCTCATGTGAAGATACTTTGGGATGTGCCTAATCCTAATTTGAAACAAGAAGCCATTGATTTGGCCAGGAACTCCGATCTGGTGATTCTGTGTATGGGACTGAGCCCCTTATTGGAAGGCGAAGAGATGAAAGTCAATGTAGAAGGTTTTGCGGGTGGAGACCGTCTCGACATCAAACTACCCGCTGTTCAAACCGAGCTCATGAAAGAAATTCAGAAACTCGGGAAACCCACTGTTCTGGTCCTTCTCAATGGAAGCGCCTTAGCCTTTAACTGGGAAGCTGAAAATATTCCTGCCATTCTGGAGGCATGGTATCCCGGGCAGTCGGGCGGAACAGCCATTGCCGACGTTATTTTTGGCGATTACAATCCGGCAGGCCGCCTTCCGGTTACCTTTTATAAAGATGTGAACCAGATTCCTGCTTTTGATAATTATGACATGCAGGGTAAAACTTACCGGTATTTTGAAGGAAAACCTCTGTACGAGTTTGGTTATGGGTTAAGCTATACCACCTTTCAGTATAAACTGCGTACTGTTCCCGAAAGCGTGAAGAACGGAGAGGATATTTCGGTTTCTGTCGATGTGACCAATACCGGCAATATGGATGGAGATGAAGTTGTTCAACTTTACGTGTCTCTACCCGACAGTAAACTGCAAAAACCGATTCGTGCTTTGCAGGGATTTAAACGGGTACATTTGAAAAAAGGCGAAACACAAACCGTGAAGTTTACGTTGAAACCGCATCAGATTGCTGCAAGGAACAAAGCGAACATACCGGTTGTTGAGACCGGAAAAGTGCAGGTGTCGATCGGAGGTAAGCAACCCGATGCCGGTTCGCTGGCTACCGGAAACGTAGTAGAGGTTTTTATTGAGACAGAGGGGGATAATTATTTTATTAACGAATAAAAAGAGAACATCATGTATTTGTTGGGATACGATATAGGCAGTTCATCGGTAAAAGCTTGCCTGGTGAATGCAGAAACGGGGCAGGTGGTAGCATCCGATTTTTTCCCGAAGACCGAGATGCCGATCTATGCTGCACAACCGGGTTGGGCGGAACAAGACCCCGACATGTGGTGGGAAAACCTGAAGCTGGCAAACCAATCGGTAATTAAAAAGTCGGGTATAGATGTTGCCGAAATCAAAGGCATCGGGATATCGTGGCAGATGCACGGATTGGTCGCCATCGATAAGAACGGAAAAGTGCTTCGCCCGTCCATCATTTGGTGCGACAGTCGCGCTGTACCCTACGGTGAAAAAGCATTCGAGGCGATAGGGGCAGAGAATGCCCTGGCTGCACTGTTGAACTCGCCGGGTAACTTCACCGCATCAAAACTGGCTTGGGTAAAAGAAAATGAACCCTACCTTTATGGACAAATCGATAAGATCATGCTCCCCGGTGATTATATTGCCATGAAGCTGACGGGTGGTGTTTGCACTACGATTGAAGGATTATCGGAAGGTGTTTTCTGGGATTTTCAGACAAACGCCGTCTCGACAGAGGTGATGAGGTATTTTGGATTCAGTGACGAAATTATTCCTCCGGTAATTCCAACGTTTGGTTTTCAGGGAACGGTATCCGCCGGAGCAGCCAAGGAGCTCGGTCTGAAAGAGGGTATCCCGCTGGGATACCGGGCAGGGGACCAGCCCAACAATGCCGTTTCGCTCAACGTGTTCAACCCAGGAGAAATAGCCTCTACCGCAGGAACATCGGGAGTGGTTTACGGCGTGCTGGGCGAAGTGAATTACGATCCGCTTTCGCGTGTTAACACCTTTGCACACGTGAACCACACATCCGGGAAGCCGAGGCTGGGTGTCTTATTGTGCATCAACGGAACCGGTATTCTGAATTCGTGGATAAAAAGGAACATGATACAGCCGGGATTGAGTTACAACGACATGAACGGGCTGGCTGAAAAGTCTCCTGTCGGTTCAAGGGGGGTCTCGGTGATTCCTTTCGGAAACGGTGCAGAGCGCGTACTGCAAAATAAGGATCCGGGATGTTCCTTTCACGGTATCAATTTCAATATTCATACCCTTTCCGATATTGTTCGTGCGTCGCAGGAAGGCATTGTCTTCTCTTTTAAATACGGAATGGAGATTATGGAAGAGATGGGGATGAAGATCAACCTTATCAGGGCTGGAAACGCCAATATGTTCCTGAGTCCCGTATTCAGAGAAACACTGGCGGGCATAACCGGATCAACCATCGAGCTGTTCGATACCGACGGAGCGGCAGGCGCTGCAAAAGCTGCCGGTATGGGCGTAGGGATCTATTCTTCCAACGAAGAGGCATTTGCTTCGCTGAAGAAAATCATGACCGTTAAGCCCGATGAAAAGAATGGTGAGAGGTACAAGGAGGTTTACCAACGTTGGAAAAAATACATTAAACAATAGAAAACAGATGCGAAAAATTATGGAAACAAAAAAAGAATTTTTTCCCGGAATAGGGAAGATCAGGTTCGAAGGAAAAGAAAGCAAAAATCCGCTGGCATTCCGTTACTACGATGCGGAGAAAGTGGTTTACGGACGGAAGATGAAAGAGTGGTTCAAATTCTCCATGGCTTACTGGCACACCCTTTGTGCGGAATCGAGTGACCCCTTTGGCGAAGAAACCAAGGATTTCGAATGGAACAATGGTGATGGCGCTTTGGAAAGAGCCCGGAAGAAACTGGATGCCGGTTTCGAGTTTATGCAGAAGATTGGAATCGAATATTTCTGTTTTCACGATATCGATCTGATCGACGAAGGGAAAACCATCGGGGAGTATGAAGCCAACCTCAGGTCCATCGTCGCATACGCTAAAAAAAGGATGGAAGAGACAGGCATCAAACTGCTCTGGGGTACGGCCAATGTTTTTAGTCACAAGCGTTACATGAACGGGGCAGCTACCAACCCCAACTTCGACAGTGTAGCCTACGCTGCCACACAAATCAAGAACGCACTTGATGCCACCATCGAGCTGGGAGGAGAAAATTATGTGTTCTGGGGTGGTCGCGAAGGGTATATGAGCCTCCTGAATACCGATATGAAGCGTGAAAAAAAACACCTGGCCATGATGCTGGCCAAGGCACGCGATTATGCCCGTTCGAAGGGATTTAAAGGAACATTTCTTATTGAACCCAAACCGATGGAGCCGACCAAACACCAGTACGATGCAGATGCTGAAACAGTGATCGGATTTCTCCGCGCACACAACCTCGACAAGGATTTCAAACTGAACATTGAGGTAAACCACGCCACACTGGCAGGGCACACTTTTGAACACGACCTGCAGTGCGCTGTCGATGCCGGCTTGTTGGGCTCCATTGATGCCAATCGGGGTGATTACCAGAACGGCTGGGACACAGACCAGTTTCCCATCGATCTTTACGAACTGACCCAAGCCATGTTGGTTATTCTGAAAGGTGGAGGTTTGCAAGGCGGAGGCACGAACTTCGATGCCAAAATCCGGAGAAATTCCACCGATTTGGAAGATATCTTTATTGCACACATTGCCGGTATGGACGCCTTTGCACGAGCCCTGGAGGCTGCCGCCGGGATTCTGGATGAATCACCCTATCTGCAGATGCTCAAGGAGAGATACGTTTCTTTCGATAGCGGTAAAGGAAACGAGTTCGAAGAGGGAAAGCTCTCGCTCGAAGATATGCGTGAATACGCTCTCGCGCTGGGGAAAGAGCCTGATCAGATCAGCGGCAAGCAGGAACTGTACGAAGCAATTGTAAACATGTACATTTGATAGAACCAAGATGGTAGTAGAGCCAAGAACAAGGACGTTCGTCCCTACTCTCAAAACATTGACCAGTGAATTCATCGGGCACAACGTTGAGCAATTCAACGAAAAAGCTTATTGACCTGATAATCTTTTGTCTGTCTTGATTTCTGGCTCTCACGTCTTATAATCTAAAGATAAATGAAGTACAACAAAACCTATATCTTTGGGATCACCCTGGTAGCGACATTGGGTGGCTTACTCTTCGGCTACGATACGGCCGTGATTTCCGGTGCGGAAAAATCGATAGAAGCTTACCTGGTCAAGCCGTTGGGATTAAATTCGTTAATCCATGGAGCCACCGTGTCGAGTGCCCTGATCGGCTGTATTATCGGAGGAGTTATTTCGGGAGTGTTTTCAAACCGGTTTGGCAGAAGAAAAACGCTGCTTATAGCTGCCGTTTTGTTTTTTGTGTCAGCACTGGGATCGGGATTTCCCGAAGCTATTTTCTTCTCTAAAGGGCAGCCGTCCATCGGGTTGCTGTTGACATTCAATTTTTACCGTATAATCGGAGGTGTCGGAGTGGGACTGGCATCTGCCGTTTCTCCCATGTACATCAGCGAGATAGCTCCTGCAGATATTCGGGGAAGGCTGGTTTCTTTCAACCAGTTCGCCATTATTTTTGGAATGCTGGTGGTGTACTTCGTTAATTGGGGCATCGCCTTTGGACAGAGTATCGATTGGATCAACGATGTGGGTTGGCGGTATATGTTCGCATCAGAAGCTATTCCTGCAGCCTTGTTTGGTATGTTGCTGTTTCTGGTTCCTGAAACGCCGAGATACCTGGTATTGTCGAATCGCGATGAAAAAGCACGGTCTGTTTTAAGCCGGATTAACGCTGATAAATTAAGGGCTGAAGCTATTTTCTCCGAAATAAAGCAGTCCATCGGACGTACAACGGAACGTTCCCGTATTTTTTCTTACGGGAAAATGGTTATTCTTATCGGTGTTTTGTTGTCGGTGTTTCAGCAGTTTGTGGGAATCAATGTTGCGTTGTATTACGCTCCACGTATTTTTGAGAGTATGGGAGCTGCGAAAGATGCCTCCATGCTGCAAACCATCATCATGGGGTTTGTCAATGTCGTGTTTACGGTTGTGGCCATCCTGACGGTGGATAAGTGGGGGAGAAAACCGTTGTTGATTACCGGCTCCGTTGGCATGGCCATCGGCATGTTTGCCATATCCTCGTTGTCCTATAACGAAATTATCGGAATAAGCACACTGGTATTCATCATCATTTATACGGCGTCGTTTATGATGTCGTGGGGACCGATCTGCTGGGTGCTCATCTCTGAAATTTTCCCAAACAAAATCCGGGGTCAGGCGGTAGCCGTGGCGGTTGCCGCACAATGGGCTGCCAATTACCTGATCTCGTCTACCTATCCGGCAATGATGGAATACAGCGGAGCTTTGACCTACGGTTTTTATGGGTTGATGGCTGTAATTTCGGCTCTCTTTGTATGGAAAATGGTTCCCGAAACCAAAGGGAAGTCATTGGAAGAGATGGAAAGTTTGTGGAAGAAGTGACGCCGGACGGTTTATCATGAAAACAAGCGCTTACGATAGGTAAACGCTTGTTCTTCAATGAGCGGCAAACGAGATTCGAACTCGCGACCCTCAGCTTGGGAAGCAATAGTTGGCTCTTTTCGTTGTTTACCGTTATTTATTATATATTTGATTTATAATTATTTATGATTTTTTCCACGTTAAATCTTATCGATATTTTTGCTTATATATTGGTATTTTTCTATCTTTGTTTAC
This portion of the Petrimonas sulfuriphila genome encodes:
- a CDS encoding carbohydrate kinase translates to MYLLGYDIGSSSVKACLVNAETGQVVASDFFPKTEMPIYAAQPGWAEQDPDMWWENLKLANQSVIKKSGIDVAEIKGIGISWQMHGLVAIDKNGKVLRPSIIWCDSRAVPYGEKAFEAIGAENALAALLNSPGNFTASKLAWVKENEPYLYGQIDKIMLPGDYIAMKLTGGVCTTIEGLSEGVFWDFQTNAVSTEVMRYFGFSDEIIPPVIPTFGFQGTVSAGAAKELGLKEGIPLGYRAGDQPNNAVSLNVFNPGEIASTAGTSGVVYGVLGEVNYDPLSRVNTFAHVNHTSGKPRLGVLLCINGTGILNSWIKRNMIQPGLSYNDMNGLAEKSPVGSRGVSVIPFGNGAERVLQNKDPGCSFHGINFNIHTLSDIVRASQEGIVFSFKYGMEIMEEMGMKINLIRAGNANMFLSPVFRETLAGITGSTIELFDTDGAAGAAKAAGMGVGIYSSNEEAFASLKKIMTVKPDEKNGERYKEVYQRWKKYIKQ
- the xylA gene encoding xylose isomerase, whose product is METKKEFFPGIGKIRFEGKESKNPLAFRYYDAEKVVYGRKMKEWFKFSMAYWHTLCAESSDPFGEETKDFEWNNGDGALERARKKLDAGFEFMQKIGIEYFCFHDIDLIDEGKTIGEYEANLRSIVAYAKKRMEETGIKLLWGTANVFSHKRYMNGAATNPNFDSVAYAATQIKNALDATIELGGENYVFWGGREGYMSLLNTDMKREKKHLAMMLAKARDYARSKGFKGTFLIEPKPMEPTKHQYDADAETVIGFLRAHNLDKDFKLNIEVNHATLAGHTFEHDLQCAVDAGLLGSIDANRGDYQNGWDTDQFPIDLYELTQAMLVILKGGGLQGGGTNFDAKIRRNSTDLEDIFIAHIAGMDAFARALEAAAGILDESPYLQMLKERYVSFDSGKGNEFEEGKLSLEDMREYALALGKEPDQISGKQELYEAIVNMYI
- the xylE gene encoding D-xylose transporter XylE, translating into MKYNKTYIFGITLVATLGGLLFGYDTAVISGAEKSIEAYLVKPLGLNSLIHGATVSSALIGCIIGGVISGVFSNRFGRRKTLLIAAVLFFVSALGSGFPEAIFFSKGQPSIGLLLTFNFYRIIGGVGVGLASAVSPMYISEIAPADIRGRLVSFNQFAIIFGMLVVYFVNWGIAFGQSIDWINDVGWRYMFASEAIPAALFGMLLFLVPETPRYLVLSNRDEKARSVLSRINADKLRAEAIFSEIKQSIGRTTERSRIFSYGKMVILIGVLLSVFQQFVGINVALYYAPRIFESMGAAKDASMLQTIIMGFVNVVFTVVAILTVDKWGRKPLLITGSVGMAIGMFAISSLSYNEIIGISTLVFIIIYTASFMMSWGPICWVLISEIFPNKIRGQAVAVAVAAQWAANYLISSTYPAMMEYSGALTYGFYGLMAVISALFVWKMVPETKGKSLEEMESLWKK